A genome region from Anopheles stephensi strain Indian chromosome 2, UCI_ANSTEP_V1.0, whole genome shotgun sequence includes the following:
- the LOC118508268 gene encoding uncharacterized protein LOC118508268, with amino-acid sequence MLAIDCLVGGLLLGSLGVNTLALGAFWTTPSLRTTANRFVINLLIVNLVCCFILGPSLFLNAFTGKTPVPTPLPAPVDLSPSTPAAHYDPTGGDYGSSSSSSSTAAVALLQRGESPTPASAQPNRTRIVRCSKNGTMGSVEDGASNCDRTGDDGTREVSEEEEETPFIRTSPVHPGQTDALHPNLTLTKIRCWGLDLVVALGALSVLLVVGDTWCAITDPLRYHSRISELKAWAFIIASWALGIAFGIASGFRGDQKYVTLFKNRLTAEEVAAIESSHWARNHTGTSGAAAGLPNTEGFINHLNISEDLYNTIFSYAYFVIVILIPFALVCAMYWRIFSEARESGQRMRQNGSSPLLQSALNLVSAQKHAAVEKQQMLEQQQQQQQHQQQQLPHPAIQPMPSIPERPGERGDCEGLTMKIDKQIHYEDETITISSIPHHHQQRDSCLKPLLQQSPAPTPTHKPTPPPQQQLELSNERPDRSPQVVQIATPTSAAIAALPSVLKSPLRHDRNHNSILMQQLPAESSASGPIPTHPGSSPATGLGKVRRNHSAGRLVSFSQEEPSELPISGLRQVHSTPNFQKFSAGEFESLGTHHILSLPAVHVPPKALSYMTSIRHRLSNASSLFKYREESRAARISILVIIMFLVSYLPYGILVLMQGHVDLIIVSDQALLAIFTVVIANLSSPFIFAYRNKRVRRGVKRLLGIDKKTNERLQKLTTSNTHFNNHPAVQQQQQQQQHHLGNYGANITLANAVGQEDDVPEVVTGGHKSSHKVRIAGAGSVGGGLTRSNSSCKYLTPNHAAAVAVANGYIVEFERYPSDELNSLCIQKKSILKRVCDSSRKWGCNFATNSCTSNDEQTEV; translated from the coding sequence ATGTTAGCCATAGACTGTCTGGTTGGCGGTCTGCTGCTCGGTTCGCTCGGCGTCAACACGCTGGCACTCGGTGCGTTCTGGACGACGCCAAGTCTGCGGACCACCGCCAACCGGTTCGTGATCAACCTGCTGATAGTGAATCTCGTCTGCTGCTTCATCCTCGGCCCGTCGCTGTTTCTGAATGCGTTCACCGGCAAGACACCGGTGCCGACGCCACTGCCGGCCCCGGTCGACCTATCACCGTCCACACCGGCGGCACACTACGACCCGACCGGGGGAGActatggcagcagcagcagcagcagcagtacggccGCGGTTGCACTGCTCCAGCGTGGCGAGTCGCCAACTCCGGCGAGTGCCCAACCGAATCGGACGCGGATAGTGCGGTGCTCCAAGAATGGCACCATGGGCAGTGTGGAGGATGGTGCAAGTAATTGTGATAGGACAGGTGATGACGGAACAAGGGAAGTttcggaggaggaggaggaaacgCCCTTCATCCGCACAAGCCCGGTTCACCCGGGACAAACGGATGCACTGCATCCCAATCTGACGCTCACCAAGATACGGTGCTGGGGGTTAGATCTGGTAGTGGCACTCGGAGCTCTCTCGGTACTGCTGGTGGTCGGTGACACCTGGTGCGCCATAACCGATCCACTGCGCTACCACTCCCGCATATCGGAGCTGAAGGCGTGGGCCTTCATCATCGCCAGCTGGGCGCTGGGGATTGCGTTCGGCATCGCGTCCGGTTTCCGGGGTGATCAGAAGTACGTGACGCTGTTCAAGAATCGGCTCACGGCGGAGGAGGTGGCCGCCATCGAATCTAGTCATTGGGCCCGCAACCACACCGGCACCAGCGGTGCCGCTGCCGGTTTGCCCAACACCGAGGGTTTCATCAACCACCTGAACATCTCGGAGGATCTGTACAACACGATCTTCTCCTACGCGTACTTCGTGATCGTCATACTGATCCCGTTCGCGCTCGTGTGCGCCATGTACTGGCGGATATTCTCGGAGGCGCGTGAAAGTGGACAGCGGATGCGGCAGAATGGGTCGTCACCGTTACTGCAAAGTGCGCTAAATCTCGTCTCGGCCCAAAAGCATGCCGCAGTCGAGAAGCAACAGATgctggaacagcagcagcagcagcagcagcaccaacagcagcaactacCGCATCCGGCGATACAACCGATGCCAAGCATTCCCGAGCGCCCGGGTGAGAGGGGAGACTGCGAGGGGCTAACGATGAAGATCGACAAGCAGATCCACTACGAGGATGAAACGATCACGATCAGCAGTATAccgcatcaccaccagcagagGGACTCGTGCTTGAAGCCGCTGCTGCAGCAGTCCCCTGCTCCAACTCCGACGCACAAACCAACTCCaccaccgcagcagcagctcgaacTTTCCAACGAGCGTCCCGATCGAAGTCCACAGGTGGTACAGATCGCGACGCCAACATCCGCCGCCATTGCCGCACTGCCGAGTGTGCTCAAGTCTCCACTGCGACACGATCGCAACCACAACAGTATTCTGATGCAGCAGCTGCCGGCGGAGAGTAGCGCGAGTGGGCCGATCCCAACGCACCCGGGATCGTCCCCGGCCACGGGGCTCGGGAAGGTGCGCCGCAATCATAGTGCAGGTCGGTTGGTGAGCTTCAGCCAGGAGGAACCGTCCGAGCTGCCGATCAGTGGATTGCGGCAGGTCCATTCGACGCCCAACTTCCAGAAGTTCAGTGCCGGCGAGTTCGAGAGCCTCGGTACGCATCACATCCTGTCGCTGCCGGCCGTACACGTGCCGCCGAAAGCGCTCAGCTACATGACGTCCATCCGGCACCGGCTGTCGAACGCGTCGTCATTGTTCAAGTACCGGGAGGAGTCGCGCGCCGCCCGGATAAGCATCCTGGTGATCATCATGTTCCTGGTGTCGTACCTGCCGTACGGCATACTGGTGCTGATGCAAGGCCACGTCGATCTGATCATCGTGTCCGATCAGGCCCTGCTGGCGATCTTCACCGTGGTGATCGCGAACCTCAGCTCGCCGTTCATCTTCGCCTACCGCAATAAGCGCGTGCGGCGCGGCGTCAAGCGACTGCTCGGCATCGACAAGAAGACGAACGAGCGGCTCCAGAAGCTGACCACCAGCAACACACACTTCAACAACCATCCAGcggtccagcagcagcagcagcagcagcagcatcatctcGGCAACTACGGTGCCAACATCACGCTGGCGAATGCCGTCGGGCAGGAGGATGATGTGCCGGAGGTGGTGACCGGGGGCCACAAGTCATCGCACAAGGTGCGCATCGCCGGTGCCGGCAGTGTCGGCGGTGGGCTGACGCGCAGCAATAGTTCGTGCAAGTATCTCACGCCAAATCACGCGGCGGCCGTGGCCGTGGCGAACGGGTACATAGTCGAGTTCGAGCGGTATCCCTCCGACGAGCTCAATAGTCTCTGCATACAGAAGAAATCGATACTGAAACGGGTCTGTGATAGTTCGCGTAAGTGGGGCTGCAACTTTGCCACCAATTCCTGCACGAGCAATGACGAGCAGACGGAGGTATAG